The Caulobacter sp. 73W region ATCACTGGCTGGCCTTAGCGACGGCGGCGGGGCTGGATCTGGACGTGGTGGCGGAGAAGCTGGAGGCGCGGCAGGGTCAGTCGGGTCTGGCCGAAAAGGCCTCGCGCGGCGCCTAGCCCCGCTTCTTCAGGGCGACATAGAGCGCGCCCTCGCCGCCGTGATGGCGGTCGGCCTGGGAGACCCCGGCCACGATGTCGCTCAGATGCGGCGCGCCCAACCATTCCGGCACATAGCGGCGCAGGACGCCTGTCCCCGTCTTGCCCTTGCCGGTGATGACCAGGACGGAGCGATAGCCCTCCTCCGACGCGCGGCGCAGGAAGGCCTCCAGCGTCGGGCGGGCGCGGTCCTGATCCAGACCGTGTAGGTCCAGCCTAGCTTCCAGGGGGTCGCGTTCGCGGCTGATGCGCCGCTTGCGGCCCGGCTCGATGGGATCATAGCCGCTGCGGGTCGCTCGTTTCGGGGCCTGCAGGGCCTTTAGGTCTTCGGCCGCGAGCAGCAGCGGCGCGGCGGCCGTCGCGGTTTTCGGCGGGGCCTTGGGCTTGGGCGGGGCGCGGTCCGGGCGGATCGACTTGGCCAAGGCCGTCCAGGCCGGGTCCTCGGGAACGTGAAAATCGGCCTCTGGGACCGGATCGGGCAGGGGCGCGCGCTTGCCGAACCGGGTTTTCTTCAGGGTCTTGGGCGTGACCTTGCTGACCTGGGCGTCGTCGGGCGCCTTGCCCTTGACGGTGCCGGCGACCAGATCCCACAGCCGCCGCTCTTCCGGCTTCAGCGGCCGTTTCATCGGGTCAGTCCCTCGGGACCAGGCGGTACAGG contains the following coding sequences:
- a CDS encoding Smr/MutS family protein → MKRPLKPEERRLWDLVAGTVKGKAPDDAQVSKVTPKTLKKTRFGKRAPLPDPVPEADFHVPEDPAWTALAKSIRPDRAPPKPKAPPKTATAAAPLLLAAEDLKALQAPKRATRSGYDPIEPGRKRRISRERDPLEARLDLHGLDQDRARPTLEAFLRRASEEGYRSVLVITGKGKTGTGVLRRYVPEWLGAPHLSDIVAGVSQADRHHGGEGALYVALKKRG